GGCCGCCTTCCTGCGCGAACTGCCGGAGGACCGGCTGATCATGCGGCTGACCGCCGAGGCGGAGCCGGAACAGGTCATCACGCCGAAATGGTGGATGTCGAAGGGGCAGTTCCTCGCTTTTTTCCACGAAAAGTTCCTGCATCCGGAGCAGGACGGCGCATTCGAAAGCGTCATGACCGCCGACGGCTCCCCGACGCTCTACCATCCCGGTTTCCGGCAGCACTTTCACACGCTGGCCGGGGCCGCGACCGAAGCGGAACGGAAATTCGTGATCCCGTCCCGCCTGCGGGAGCGGCTGGCCGCCGGGAAACCGGTACGGGTGCTGGATGTCGGCTTCGGGCTCGGCGTCAACTGCGCCGCCGCTCTGCGCTGCGGCGGACCGCTCGAAATCATCACCCTGGAAAACGATCCGCGCGTCCTCGGCGCGGCCCTGCGGCTCTATCCGGGCGGGAGCCTCGAGCACCGGCTGATCGCCGCGCTGGATTCCGGAAACGTTTTCGCGGAGAACGGCTGCCGGGTCGAACTGATTCCCGGCGATGCGCGCGATGCGGCCGGGACGTTCGAACCGCAGAGCTTCGACGTGATTTTCCAGGACGGTTTTTCGCCGGACTGCAATCCGGAGCTCTGGAGCTACGATTTCGTGCGCGCCCTGGCCCGCGCCCTGAAACCGGGCGGCGTACTGGTCAGCTACTCGAGCGCATACCCGTACCGCGGCGCCCTGCTCCGCGCCGGGCTCGCGGTCGGGGAGTCGGAGCCGTTCGGGCGGAAGCGCGGCGGAACCGTCGCCGCCTTCGACCCGTCGCTGCCGCCGCTGCCGCTGCCGGAAAAGGAGCGCGGGATCATCCTCGCATCGACCGCCGGGACCCCGTTCCGCGATCCTTCGCTGCACGGCACGCGGGAGGAGCTGTTCCGCCGCCGCGAAGCCCTCGTCGCGCGGCTGCGCCGCCGCGGCGTGCCGAAGTGGTTCCGGAAATAGCCCGGCAGACGGAATCAGCGCCCGGAATCGGAGTTCGTAATCCGTTCGATCCGTTCTTTTTTACCGGCGACAAACTCCTCATCCGAAAGCAATCCTTCCACACGCAGCCGTTCCAGAATCTCAAAGGCCTCCGGCTGCCAGCCGCAGGTGATGCTTTCAAGCATGGTTTCGAACTGGGAATAACGCTTCAGAGCCTCCTCCAGCTCTGCCAGGAACGCCTTCTGTTCGGCGGAAACACGACGGGGAGCCGGAATATAAAAACAGTTGTTTTTTTCGTATTCCGACAAATACCAGAACGCTTCCCGCCGACACCGCCCGGATACGCTGCCGGGCGGAGACGAAAAGGAGAGCAGAAACAGGATAAGGCCCCCTGCGCCGAACAATCCGGTCCAGATGGAGAGCGAATCGCTCCAGCCGGCAACCGCGACGGCGGTCGGGATTAGAATGACTCCGGCCGCAAGCCCGGCCCAGCGCATGATCCGCCAGAATCGGTCGGCACGGCAGGAGTAAGAGAGGACGGGAAACTGCTTGCGCAGGGAAACCGTATATCGGGCCTCGCCGCTGCCGGACCGTTCTTCCACCAGCAGGGAAGCCCGGTCGAGCGTAAGATGCATTTTTCCGAAACGGCAGCTGTTTGCGTTCGTCATGCCAGTTCGAATCCTATATTCCGCTGCGGGACGCTGCCGCCGAACAGCTTCCGGTTCAAGGCATCGTATTCGTCATCCGTCAGAATTTCATCGGTTTTCAGCGAATCGAACGCCTTGCGAAGCTGTTCGACGTTGTCGGGACGGTTCAGGTCCGGCCGGTAATGACGAAACATTCCGGCCATGCGGCGGCGCAGCTCCCGGACGAACGGAACCGCTTTCGGGTCGGTTCCGTACGGAAGGATCAGCACGATCCGCCGGTCTTGGAGAAAACTGTCGAAATTCAGAACCGTCCCGCGCTTCCTCCGCCACAGGATATTCAGCACAAGTGCCAATCCGCCGAAAACGACACAGACCACCAGCACGAAAAAGACATTTCCGAGCCGATCCCCGCGGGATGTGAAATTCTCCATTCCCCACTGGACGGCCGCCAGGACCAGAAACAACAATGCCGCGATGCCGCAGCAGAGCGACCAGATCCGGTAACCGGCTGCCGAGGTTGATATGCAGGTGCAGTCGGGATTCAACTCAGGGAGCCACATCCAGCTCCGCCACTCATTTCCGCCCTCTCTGCCTTCCGTGCAGAACCATTTGCCATCCTCCGAGACGGAATAACGGATGGTCGGGCAAAAACGTTCTTTATAGGTGTATTCGAGCATATTCCTCCATTCCGGATTTGAGATTTTACAATAACACGGCACCACCGATTTTCAAGCTGAGGCGGCGATAAACCGGAAACGGAAGTTGATTTTTCCGGGAAGCGTGATATATTGTAAAAAACGACGGTTTTATCTTTTTGTGAATTTCAAACCGAATTGCGGGTTCAAAATGCGATTTGCCAGACCAGTTCCGAAAAACCGGATCATGCAGATTCCGATCGGCATTATCAGGGGTCATGTCGGCGCCCGCGCCGGGATGACCCGTGCGACCCGTCCCGGAGCTGCCGTGTAATCTGCGTGTATCAGCCGATGAAATTCTGACCATGCCGCTCCCCGACCGGACTTTGACGGCATGGTCTTTTTGTATCGCGAAACCGGAAAAAACAAGGTAATGACAGATGAAATCGAAGCATAAATCCGACAATTACGTGGAAGTGATGGATACCACGCTGCGCGACGGGGAACAGACTCCCGGCGTCGCCTTCACTCCTGCCGAGAAACTCGAACTGGCCAAAATGTTCATGAACCGCCTGAAGGTGGACCGCCTCGAAATCGGTTCGGCCCGCGTTTCGGAGGGCGAACGCGACGCAGTCGTCGGCATCCTGAAGTGGGCCGAGCACCGCGGCTGCCTCGAGGCGATGGAAATCCTCGGTTTCGTCGACGGCGGCAAGTCGGTCGACTGGATCAAGGCGAGCGGCGGAAAGGTCATCAACCTGCTCACCAAGGGCTCCGAAAACCATTGCCGCGTTCAGCTGCGGAAGTCGCCGGCCAAGCATTTCGAGGAAGTGGCGAACGAAATCCTCTATGCCGAAAAGCAGGGAATCAAGGTCAATCTCTATCTGGAGGACTGGTCCAACGGCATGCGCCACAGTTTCGCCTACGTTCATGAGTTCCTCAGCCGGCTCCGCGACCTGCCGGTCGAGCGGATCATGCTGCCTGACACGCTCGGCATCCTCGAACCGGCCGAGGTTACGACCTACCTCGAATGGATCTACCGCGCGTTTCCGGATCTGCGGCTCGATTTTCACGGCCACAACGACTACGGCATGGTCACCGCGAACAGCCTCGCGGCCGTGCGGGCGGGCGTCAACGGCATCCACACGACGATCAACGGCCTCGGAGAGCGGACCGGCAACCAGGCGCTTTCGCAGCTGGTGGTCGCCGTCAACGATATGACGAACCGGAAAATCCGCGTGGTCGAGCTGGAACTCCAGCACGCCTCCGAACTGGTCCAGAGCATCTCCGGCAAGCGGTGCGCCTGGAACTACCCGGTCGTCGGCTCCGACGTCTTCACCCAGACCTGCGGCGTCCATGCCGACGGCGACAAGAAGGGGAATCTCTATGCGAATCTGCTGCTGCCGGAACGGTTCGGCCGCCGCCGGAACTATGCGCTCGGCAAACTCTCCGGCAAGGCGTCGATCGACCAGAACCTCGAGGAGATGAACCTCGAGCTTGCGCCGGAGGTCCGTCAGAAGGTGCTGCAGGAGGTGATCCGGCTCGGCGACAAAAAGAAGAGCGTATCGCCCTCCGACCTGCCGTTCATCATCGCCGAGGTGCTGAGTTCGCCGCTCGAATCCCGGCTCAAGGTCGTCGACTACGAGATCAGCACGCGGGCCGGCAGCACGCCGAAGGCGCGGGTCGCGGTCGAAATGGACGGCGTCCGGGCCGAAGCGACTTCGCCCGGCGACGGCGGCTACGACGCCTTCATGCGGGCGCTGCGGAAGTGCATGAAGACTTTCAACCTCACGCTGCCGAAGCTGCTCGACTACGAGGTGCGCATCCCGCCCGGCGGCAAGACCGACGCCCTGGTCGAAACCACGATCACCTGGGCGCTGCCCGGAAAAACCGTCAGCACGACCGGAATCGACCCCGACCAGATCGTCGCCGCCGTCTTCGCGACGGAAAAGATGCTGAACCTGCTGCTGCCGGGCGCGCCGCAGGATAAAACGGAAGAATAACGGATTCCATTCCGCTTATGCGCAGCCGGTCGGGAAAGTTCCGGAATGAGAAGCCCGGTACTCTCCCCGCCGTTTCCGCCCGGTCTCTCCGATATTCGCCGGAAAATTATCGGCAACGGAAATTGGAATATCGGCCGGGGCGGATTATATTAATGGGCATAACGAAAGGAAATACTCTATGAGTTTGTTCGACAGAGGCTATATGCGCAATCCGTATGCCGGGGCCGAACGCCGCGACGACAGCGGGCGGAGCATGCTTTTCACGCTGATCCTGATCAATCTCGGCGTGTTCCTGAGCACGCTTTTCATGCCGGAATCGCTGCTCGACACGCTGATGCTGAGCTCGGGCGGCATCCGGCAGTTCAAGATTTTCCAGCTGGTGACCGCCGGATTTCTGCATGTCGATTTCTGGCACTTCTTCTTCAACATGTGGGGTCTTTACATCTTCGGCGGCCTGGTCGCCCCCAATCTCGGCGGAAAACGGTTCCTGTGGCTCTACCTGGCCGGCGCGGTGGCCGGCAATTTGCTGTTCCTGATTCTGAACTGGTATTCGCCGGTCCGGCTGCTCGGAGCTTCGGGCGCCGTCTTTGCGGTCATGGTCGGCGCGGCGATGTTCGAGCCGAACCGGCAGTTCATCGTCTTTCCGGCTCCGTTTCCGGTGCGCACCCGGACGCTGGTCGTCTGCTACACGGTCCTCGAAATCCTGCTGATGGTGAGCGGCACGCAGGACGGCATCGCCCATCTCGCCCACCTCGGCGGCGTGCTCGGCGGTTATTTCTATCTGAAAGCTCTCTACGGCAGTTCGCTGCCGTGGGATCCGTTCCGTCACCGGGCCCGGCCCGGGGAAGCGCCGCGCCGGTTCAGTGTGATGTCCGATCCGCCGCGCAATTTCAAAGGCGGCCCGGTCGGCTCGAAGGAGCTCGACGAACTGCTCGACAAGGTCTCCAAATACGGAATCAACAGCCTTTCGGAGCATGAGCTCGCCCGGCTGCGGCAGGCGCGCGAAGAGATGCGCGGCACCCGGAAATAGCGAAAGGCCCCTTATGCTCAGCACCTCGCTTTTCGATTACGATCTGCCGGAAGAGCTGATCGCCCAGCATCCGGCCGGGCGTCGCGACGGCTCGCGCATGCTCGTGCTCGACCGGGCCTCCGGAGCGTGTGAAATCCGGCCGTTCGGCGCGATCCGCGAATATCTCTCGGCCGGAGACGCCCTGATCTACAACGATACGCGCGTCCTTCGCGGCCGCATGTACGCCCGGAAAAACGGCGACCCTGCCGGCGCGAAGTTCGAACTGCTGCTCGTTCAGGCGCTTGATCCCGAACGGCGGAAGTGGAACGCGCTTCTGAAGCCGGGAAAACGGGCGCTCCCCGGCGTTTCCGCCGTACTTCTCGACGGCGGCGGCGCCCTCAATGCGGCGGGCGACCGCTTCACCGTGCTCGGCCGCAATGACGACGGCAGTTTCATCATTGAATTCAACACGGCGGATTCCGACCGGCTGCAGATGCAGTACGGCCATATTCCGCTGCCGCCCTATATCACGCGCGGCGACGAGACCGCCGACGCCGAACGGTACCAGACCGTCTATGCAGACAAGGCCGGGGCGGTGGCCGCGCCGACGGCCGGGCTCCATTTCACACCGGAAATTCTCTCGGAACTCGCCGCGGCGGGGGTGCGCGAAGGCGCGGTGACGCTGCACGTCGGCCCCGGAACCTTCAAGCCGGTGTCGGTCGAAAACGCCGAAGAGCACAAGATGCACAGCGAAGAGTATTTTCTGACGCCCGAAACCGCGGAACTGGTCAATTCGGCTCACGCGGCCGGGAAACGGGTGCTGGCTGTCGGCACAACGACGGTCCGGACGCTCGAAAGCTGCGCCGAACCGGACGGAACGGTCCGCGCCAGGCACGGCAATACGCAGATTTTCCTGTACCCGCCCTACCGGGTCCGGTCGGTCGATTTGCTGCTCACGAATTTCCATCTGCCGAAGAGCACGCTGCTCATGCTCGTCTCCTGCTTCTGCGACCGCGAAAAAGTGCTGGCCGCCTACGAGCTGGCGATCCGCGAAAGAATGCGCTTCTACAGCTACGGCGACTGCATGCTGCTGAAGTAGAGTCCGGCCGGCCGCGGCTTTTCAGAGTTCGAGAAATTCGCGGGGCGGGATTTCCGTGAAGGCGGGAGCCTCTGCCTCCGGATCGTGCAGGAGCCCGAAAAGAATCGATGCGGCCCGCTCCGCGATCGCCGGAAAATTCTGGCGGCAGACGATGACGTGACGAAAGCTGCGGAGCGCGGAGTTGTCGCAGCCGTCGAAAAACGCGCCGTACAGTTCCGCCCGTCCAGTCGGCGTAAAGCTGCCGGAGTTGCCGAGCACGGCCGCCGGAAGCTCATTGTCGATCCGCCCCGAATCCGGGTAGGGCAGGACCGGCAGATTCCGTTCCGCGAGACAGGCACGCGCGGCTTCGGCCCGGTTGCGCGAAACCGGGTTGCTGCCGGCATATTCGAGATAAAAACTCCGGGCTCCCCATTCGACACAGCGGTCGATCATCCGGCGAACCGGCTCCCGGTTGTCGCTGGTGACCACCGGACACTCGAGCTCGGCCCAGTAACGGTCCACCATGATGACCGGGACCGGCAGCGAATTCACCAGCCCGGTCAGTCCGGCACAGGCATCGGTGTCGCCGGGGGGAATGACCAGCACGCCGTCCGCGACTTTCTGGCAGAGCTTGTTCAGGTGCTGGCGCAGCCGCTCCGGGGAGTTGTTGTGCAGCACAAGCTGAAGGTCGTACTTTCCGCGCGTGACGAGATCGTTCAGCGCCATGGCGGTCTCCAGCTCGATCGCGGCCTGCGGGGAGCCGAAGCTGAACCAGATGTTCCCGGTCCGGCCCGCGGCGAGCTGGCGCGCCGGAAGATTCGGCGTATAGCCGTGCCGCCGCGCCAGCTCGCGAACAAGCTCCCGGGTCGATTTCCTGACCCGCGGATCGTTGCGCAGAGCCCGCGAAATCGTCGAAGCATTCAGCCCGGCGAGCTTCGCGAGATCATGTATGGTCACCGGCATCAGACGACCTTGAAGGTTTTGATTTCATACGGGCGGAATGTCAGTGCAACCGTTCCGGCCTCCGGCGTGAGAACGTCATCGTTCGTCCACTCCAGCAGATTGGTCCCGACCAGCCGCTTCCCGGCCGGAACGGTCAGGACCGCCTGCGAATTCCGCCCGGCCTGCTCGACAAGGCGGATGACGAGGCAATCCTCCTTCTCTGCCTTCTTGACGACGGTGAGCGCGACCGTCGCAGCCTCGAGCGAAAGCGGCGAGACGGTTTCGGCCGCAACGCCCGGAACCGCCAGAGCCGGCCGGTTCAGCTTGGCGGCCTCGGAACGGACGCCGGAGTTGTTCAGACTGCCGGTGTGCGGCAGGAAGCTGTAAATGAACTCGTGATGTCCCTGGTCCGCATCCCAGTCCGGAAACTTCGGCGCGCGCAGCAGGCAGAGGTCGAGCGTCGTGCCGAACACTTTGTAGCCGTATTTGCAGTCGTTCAGCAGCGCCGCGCCGTAAAACTCCTCCGACAGGTCCGCAAATTTCTGGCCGCAGACCTCGAAGCGGGCGGCGTCCCAGCTCGTATTGCGGTGGGTCGGCCGCCTGACCGTGCCGTACTGAATGTCGAAATTCGCCTCTTCGGTGAATACGGCGACCGGGAAGGCGACCCGCAGCATTTTGCGCTCCTCGTGCCATTCCGCTTCGGTCGCGAAGTCGAGCCGCTTGCTTCCTTCGGCGAGCGTGACGCGCTGAACCAGCCGTGAATTGCCGATTCCGAGGCGGAATTCGAGGCCGGAGCGGACCGGGCCGCGCCAGCCGCGCGCCGGTTCGATGCTCTTCGCCGTGCCGCACTTCTGCTGCTCGTAGAAAATTTCGATATCCCACGCCTCATGGTTGTTCGCGCGCTCGACGTAGAGCGAAAACTCGTTGCCGGCAGCTCCGGGCGGCAGGACCTCGCGGCCGGCCTCCTTGTCGAACGCCCGGGTGAGACGGCCGTCCGCGTCGAATTCGTAGCGGATCAGCCCGTTTTCGAGCACACGCCCCTCCAGCGGTTCGCAGGCCGGCGCTCTCCCGGCACCGCGCGCCAGAACTGTAAGCGCATCGGCGGGAACGGTGACCGCCGCAACGACGCGCCCGTCTTCGATCTGGGCCGGAAGCGCGCTGCCGGACGCATCCAGCACGGCGGAACCGTCCCACTCCGCCGGCAGCACGACCGGATCATCCTGCGGGACGGAGAGCGAATTGACCAGCGTGACGGCGCCGGAAGCGGCCCTGCCGAGCTTCCGGACCGCATCTCCTGCGAGCCGGGCGGCAGCTTCGAGCGCTTCGGCGTGCTCGCGTTCGGTCGTCTCATAAACCTTCCGGATCGAAGAACCCGGGATGATGTCATGGAACTGATTGATAAGAAGAGTTTTCCATATCCTGTCCAGCGCCTCGGCCGGATATTCGGAAAGGGGCAGGAGCGAATGGGCGAATTCGACGGTCGCCAGCAATTCCTCAAGCTTGCGGTTGTTGCGCTTCGTGCGGGCCTGGACGGTCAGTGTGCCGCGATGGAGTTCGAGATACAGCTCGCCGCTCCAGGTCGGCAGCTTGTCGCGGCAGGCGGCGATCCGCTCGAAAAAGCGGTCCGCGCGGCCGAATTTTACCTTCGGACAGCCTTCGAGGTTCGCCAGGCGCTTCGCGCGCTCGAGATACTCCTCCTTCGGGCCGCCGCCGCCGTCGCCGATGCCGTAAAGGCTCATGAATTCGTCGAGAATCGTATTCTCGTTGAACTTGGTTTCGGCCGGAACGAGCTCGCGCGGAACGACCGAGGCGTTGTAGGTGTCTTCGGGAGGGAAATGGGTCAGCACCTCGCTGCCGTCGATGCCGCGCCAGTTGAAGGTATGATACGGGAACTTGTTCGACCAGCTCCACGAAATCTTCTGGGTCAGGAAATAGTCGCACCCGGCCTGCCGGATGATCTGCGGCATCGCGGCGGAGTAGCCGAACACGTCCGGAATCCAGAGATTCTTCACGTCCTCGCCGAACTCGTCCATAAAGAAATTCTTGCCGTGGAGGAACTGCCGGACCATCGATTCGCCCGAAATGAGATTGCAGTCCGCTTCGACCCACATGCCGCCCTGCAGCTCCCAGCGGCCGGATTTGACCGCGGCTTTGATCTTTTCGTACAGTTCGGGGTAGTGTTCCTTGACAAATGCGTAGTGCTGCGGAGCCGAAGCGCCGAAGACGTAATCCGGATACTGCTCAAGCAGCAGCAGCTGGCTGGCAAAGGTGCGGGCGCATTTGCGGATCGATTCGCGGACCGGCCAGAGCCATCCCGTGTCGATGTGGGCATGGCCGGTCGCGCATGCGGTCATGGCCGAAGAGACGGCCGGGCGCGACAGGACTTTCTTCAGCGCCTCCCGCGCGATGCCGGCATTGGCCGGATTCTCCGCAAAGCGGTTCGCGGCGTCGTTCATGGCCATGACGATCTCGTCGGTGCGGCGGCCGCGCGGCGGCAGCACCGAAACGAGGTCGAGCAGCACTTCGAAATCGAGCCGCAGATGCCAGAGCTCGCGGTTGAAAAGTCCGATCCGCAGCTTGTTCGCCACGCCCTTATAGTCGCCGTAAGGGTACAGCGTATGGAGAGAGGGTTCGCCGTTCATCTCCATGCCGAAGAGCGAATTGGCCGCCGCTTCGACCCAGAATTCGAGCTTCTGTCCGGCCGCGACCTCATACGGCAGCTGGAAGATCTCCTTGCGGTAGTTCTCGCCGAACACCGAGCCGCCGGAGAAGCCGAAATACGGCACTCCGTCCCGGAAAAGCAGCGCTTCGCCGT
The DNA window shown above is from Victivallis lenta and carries:
- a CDS encoding TIGR01212 family radical SAM protein (This family includes YhcC from E. coli K-12, an uncharacterized radical SAM protein.); amino-acid sequence: MDQLHFFSDYIARKYGKRLYRIGIDLALGCPNRVNRFGPGCVFCSEDGNRARHLARKLDLKGQVAAGIAYTAQRYGAEAPYIAYFQAFTSTHAPAEELRRLYGEVLESAPFAVVIIGTRPDALPPETVRLLAELAERYEVWVELGVQSAHDATLELIRRGHDFAAVERAVRALDAAGIAVGCHVIAGLPGENRAMFVETARKIAVLPFRAVKLHPLLTIRGTALASADFPVKPAGLNEYEYADWAAAFLRELPEDRLIMRLTAEAEPEQVITPKWWMSKGQFLAFFHEKFLHPEQDGAFESVMTADGSPTLYHPGFRQHFHTLAGAATEAERKFVIPSRLRERLAAGKPVRVLDVGFGLGVNCAAALRCGGPLEIITLENDPRVLGAALRLYPGGSLEHRLIAALDSGNVFAENGCRVELIPGDARDAAGTFEPQSFDVIFQDGFSPDCNPELWSYDFVRALARALKPGGVLVSYSSAYPYRGALLRAGLAVGESEPFGRKRGGTVAAFDPSLPPLPLPEKERGIILASTAGTPFRDPSLHGTREELFRRREALVARLRRRGVPKWFRK
- a CDS encoding alpha-isopropylmalate synthase regulatory domain-containing protein, whose amino-acid sequence is MKSKHKSDNYVEVMDTTLRDGEQTPGVAFTPAEKLELAKMFMNRLKVDRLEIGSARVSEGERDAVVGILKWAEHRGCLEAMEILGFVDGGKSVDWIKASGGKVINLLTKGSENHCRVQLRKSPAKHFEEVANEILYAEKQGIKVNLYLEDWSNGMRHSFAYVHEFLSRLRDLPVERIMLPDTLGILEPAEVTTYLEWIYRAFPDLRLDFHGHNDYGMVTANSLAAVRAGVNGIHTTINGLGERTGNQALSQLVVAVNDMTNRKIRVVELELQHASELVQSISGKRCAWNYPVVGSDVFTQTCGVHADGDKKGNLYANLLLPERFGRRRNYALGKLSGKASIDQNLEEMNLELAPEVRQKVLQEVIRLGDKKKSVSPSDLPFIIAEVLSSPLESRLKVVDYEISTRAGSTPKARVAVEMDGVRAEATSPGDGGYDAFMRALRKCMKTFNLTLPKLLDYEVRIPPGGKTDALVETTITWALPGKTVSTTGIDPDQIVAAVFATEKMLNLLLPGAPQDKTEE
- a CDS encoding rhomboid family intramembrane serine protease; its protein translation is MSLFDRGYMRNPYAGAERRDDSGRSMLFTLILINLGVFLSTLFMPESLLDTLMLSSGGIRQFKIFQLVTAGFLHVDFWHFFFNMWGLYIFGGLVAPNLGGKRFLWLYLAGAVAGNLLFLILNWYSPVRLLGASGAVFAVMVGAAMFEPNRQFIVFPAPFPVRTRTLVVCYTVLEILLMVSGTQDGIAHLAHLGGVLGGYFYLKALYGSSLPWDPFRHRARPGEAPRRFSVMSDPPRNFKGGPVGSKELDELLDKVSKYGINSLSEHELARLRQAREEMRGTRK
- the queA gene encoding tRNA preQ1(34) S-adenosylmethionine ribosyltransferase-isomerase QueA; this encodes MLSTSLFDYDLPEELIAQHPAGRRDGSRMLVLDRASGACEIRPFGAIREYLSAGDALIYNDTRVLRGRMYARKNGDPAGAKFELLLVQALDPERRKWNALLKPGKRALPGVSAVLLDGGGALNAAGDRFTVLGRNDDGSFIIEFNTADSDRLQMQYGHIPLPPYITRGDETADAERYQTVYADKAGAVAAPTAGLHFTPEILSELAAAGVREGAVTLHVGPGTFKPVSVENAEEHKMHSEEYFLTPETAELVNSAHAAGKRVLAVGTTTVRTLESCAEPDGTVRARHGNTQIFLYPPYRVRSVDLLLTNFHLPKSTLLMLVSCFCDREKVLAAYELAIRERMRFYSYGDCMLLK
- a CDS encoding LacI family DNA-binding transcriptional regulator; amino-acid sequence: MPVTIHDLAKLAGLNASTISRALRNDPRVRKSTRELVRELARRHGYTPNLPARQLAAGRTGNIWFSFGSPQAAIELETAMALNDLVTRGKYDLQLVLHNNSPERLRQHLNKLCQKVADGVLVIPPGDTDACAGLTGLVNSLPVPVIMVDRYWAELECPVVTSDNREPVRRMIDRCVEWGARSFYLEYAGSNPVSRNRAEAARACLAERNLPVLPYPDSGRIDNELPAAVLGNSGSFTPTGRAELYGAFFDGCDNSALRSFRHVIVCRQNFPAIAERAASILFGLLHDPEAEAPAFTEIPPREFLEL
- a CDS encoding alpha-mannosidase; its protein translation is MLQREFDLYLDRARHFYKRLADELFFETVPMEAEFRHCADPVPYAKRLEGEYRPIREGERWGGPWDSGWFRLTAEVPAAWAGKPVALAVNLNGEALLFRDGVPYFGFSGGSVFGENYRKEIFQLPYEVAAGQKLEFWVEAAANSLFGMEMNGEPSLHTLYPYGDYKGVANKLRIGLFNRELWHLRLDFEVLLDLVSVLPPRGRRTDEIVMAMNDAANRFAENPANAGIAREALKKVLSRPAVSSAMTACATGHAHIDTGWLWPVRESIRKCARTFASQLLLLEQYPDYVFGASAPQHYAFVKEHYPELYEKIKAAVKSGRWELQGGMWVEADCNLISGESMVRQFLHGKNFFMDEFGEDVKNLWIPDVFGYSAAMPQIIRQAGCDYFLTQKISWSWSNKFPYHTFNWRGIDGSEVLTHFPPEDTYNASVVPRELVPAETKFNENTILDEFMSLYGIGDGGGGPKEEYLERAKRLANLEGCPKVKFGRADRFFERIAACRDKLPTWSGELYLELHRGTLTVQARTKRNNRKLEELLATVEFAHSLLPLSEYPAEALDRIWKTLLINQFHDIIPGSSIRKVYETTEREHAEALEAAARLAGDAVRKLGRAASGAVTLVNSLSVPQDDPVVLPAEWDGSAVLDASGSALPAQIEDGRVVAAVTVPADALTVLARGAGRAPACEPLEGRVLENGLIRYEFDADGRLTRAFDKEAGREVLPPGAAGNEFSLYVERANNHEAWDIEIFYEQQKCGTAKSIEPARGWRGPVRSGLEFRLGIGNSRLVQRVTLAEGSKRLDFATEAEWHEERKMLRVAFPVAVFTEEANFDIQYGTVRRPTHRNTSWDAARFEVCGQKFADLSEEFYGAALLNDCKYGYKVFGTTLDLCLLRAPKFPDWDADQGHHEFIYSFLPHTGSLNNSGVRSEAAKLNRPALAVPGVAAETVSPLSLEAATVALTVVKKAEKEDCLVIRLVEQAGRNSQAVLTVPAGKRLVGTNLLEWTNDDVLTPEAGTVALTFRPYEIKTFKVV